From one Callithrix jacchus isolate 240 chromosome 2, calJac240_pri, whole genome shotgun sequence genomic stretch:
- the GPR146 gene encoding G-protein coupled receptor 146 isoform X2, with product MWGCSWLNGTGLVEELPACQDLQLVLLVLSLLGLLVGVPVGLCYNALLVLANLHSKASMTMPDVYFINMAVAGLVLSTLAPVHLLSPLSSRRVCRDSQWPLWSVGSEVHVALQIPFNVSSLVAMYSTALLSLDHYIERVLPRTYMASVYNTRHVCGFVWGGALLTSFSSLLFYICSHVSARALECAKMQNTEAADAMLVFIGYAVPALAALYALVLLSRVHREDTPLDRDEGRLEPSAHRLLVATVCTQFGLWTPHYLTLLGCTVFVSLGKPMDAHYLGLVDFAKDVSKLLAFCSSFVTPLLYRYMNQSFPVKLRRLMKKLPWGNRHCSPDHAGVQQVLA from the coding sequence ATGTGGGGCTGCAGCTGGCTCAATGGCACAGGACTGGTGGAGGAGCTGCCTGCCTGCCAGGACCTGCAGCTGGTGCTGCTGGTGCTGTCACTGCTGGGCTTGCTGGTGGGTGTGCCGGTGGGCCTGTGCTATAATGCCCTGCTGGTGCTGGCCAACCTACACAGCAAGGCCAGCATGACCATGCCAGATGTGTACTTCATCAACATGGCGGTGGCGGGGCTGGTGCTCAGCACCCTGGCCCCTGTGCACCTGCTGAGCCCCCTGAGCTCCCGGCGAGTGTGCCGGGACTCCCAGTGGCCACTGTGGAGTGTGGGCAGCGAGGTCCATGTGGCGCTCCAGATCCCCTTCAATGTGTCCTCACTGGTGGCCATGTACTCCACCGCCCTTCTGAGCCTCGACCACTACATTGAGCGCGTGCTGCCACGGACCTACATGGCCAGTGTGTACAACACAAGGCATGTGTGCGGCTTTGTGTGGGGCGGGGCGCTGCTGACCAGCTTCTCCTCGCTGCTATTCTACATCTGCAGCCACGTGTCCGCCCGTGCACTGGAGTGCGCCAAGATGCAGAACACTGAGGCTGCTGACGCCATGCTGGTGTTCATCGGCTATGCGGTGCCGGCGCTGGCTGCCCTCTACGCGCTGGTGCTGCTCTCCCGTGTCCACAGGGAGGACACACCCCTGGACCGGGACGAGGGCCGGCTGGAGCCCTCGGCACACAGGCTGCTGGTGGCCACCGTATGCACGCAGTTTGGGCTCTGGACACCGCACTACCTGACCCTGCTGGGGTGCACGGTCTTTGTCTCACTAGGGAAGCCTATGGATGCCCACTACCTGGGGCTGGTGGACTTTGCAAAGGATGTgtccaaactcctggccttctgCAGCAGCTTTGTGACGCCTCTTCTCTACCGCTACATGAACCAGAGCTTCCCTGTCAAGCTCCGGCGGCTGATGAAGAAGCTGCCTTGGGGGAACCGGCACTGCTCCCCGGACCATGCGGGGGTGCAGCAGGTGCTGGCCTAG
- the GPR146 gene encoding G-protein coupled receptor 146 isoform X1, with translation MVDLRIILYSSSRAVAVTFDLFPAHEEGCGALLAAMWGCSWLNGTGLVEELPACQDLQLVLLVLSLLGLLVGVPVGLCYNALLVLANLHSKASMTMPDVYFINMAVAGLVLSTLAPVHLLSPLSSRRVCRDSQWPLWSVGSEVHVALQIPFNVSSLVAMYSTALLSLDHYIERVLPRTYMASVYNTRHVCGFVWGGALLTSFSSLLFYICSHVSARALECAKMQNTEAADAMLVFIGYAVPALAALYALVLLSRVHREDTPLDRDEGRLEPSAHRLLVATVCTQFGLWTPHYLTLLGCTVFVSLGKPMDAHYLGLVDFAKDVSKLLAFCSSFVTPLLYRYMNQSFPVKLRRLMKKLPWGNRHCSPDHAGVQQVLA, from the exons ATGGTGGACCTGAGGATAATTCTATATTCGTCATCCAGAGCAGTGGCTGTCACCTTTGATCTCTTCCCTGCTCATGAAGAG GGTTGTGGAGCCCTGCTGGCTGCCATGTGGGGCTGCAGCTGGCTCAATGGCACAGGACTGGTGGAGGAGCTGCCTGCCTGCCAGGACCTGCAGCTGGTGCTGCTGGTGCTGTCACTGCTGGGCTTGCTGGTGGGTGTGCCGGTGGGCCTGTGCTATAATGCCCTGCTGGTGCTGGCCAACCTACACAGCAAGGCCAGCATGACCATGCCAGATGTGTACTTCATCAACATGGCGGTGGCGGGGCTGGTGCTCAGCACCCTGGCCCCTGTGCACCTGCTGAGCCCCCTGAGCTCCCGGCGAGTGTGCCGGGACTCCCAGTGGCCACTGTGGAGTGTGGGCAGCGAGGTCCATGTGGCGCTCCAGATCCCCTTCAATGTGTCCTCACTGGTGGCCATGTACTCCACCGCCCTTCTGAGCCTCGACCACTACATTGAGCGCGTGCTGCCACGGACCTACATGGCCAGTGTGTACAACACAAGGCATGTGTGCGGCTTTGTGTGGGGCGGGGCGCTGCTGACCAGCTTCTCCTCGCTGCTATTCTACATCTGCAGCCACGTGTCCGCCCGTGCACTGGAGTGCGCCAAGATGCAGAACACTGAGGCTGCTGACGCCATGCTGGTGTTCATCGGCTATGCGGTGCCGGCGCTGGCTGCCCTCTACGCGCTGGTGCTGCTCTCCCGTGTCCACAGGGAGGACACACCCCTGGACCGGGACGAGGGCCGGCTGGAGCCCTCGGCACACAGGCTGCTGGTGGCCACCGTATGCACGCAGTTTGGGCTCTGGACACCGCACTACCTGACCCTGCTGGGGTGCACGGTCTTTGTCTCACTAGGGAAGCCTATGGATGCCCACTACCTGGGGCTGGTGGACTTTGCAAAGGATGTgtccaaactcctggccttctgCAGCAGCTTTGTGACGCCTCTTCTCTACCGCTACATGAACCAGAGCTTCCCTGTCAAGCTCCGGCGGCTGATGAAGAAGCTGCCTTGGGGGAACCGGCACTGCTCCCCGGACCATGCGGGGGTGCAGCAGGTGCTGGCCTAG